A stretch of the Mesorhizobium huakuii genome encodes the following:
- a CDS encoding sodium:proton antiporter, with protein MAAAAIAFAMLFPGAAFAADEHALPGAAMSLWWALPFAGLLLSIATGPLLFHHVWEHHYGKIAALWAALVVVPLALAFGIPSATEAVLHALLTEYMSFIILLFALFTISGGILVAGNIHGTPLVNAGLLLVGALLASVIGTTGASMILIRPLIRANDARPFNAHVVIFFIFLVSNIGGSLTPLGDPPLFVGFLRGVDFFWTTANLWRETLFVGGLVLAVFLAIDIILHRREAGAPKIKDPTPDSKVRIRGLPNIPLLAGVIGAILLSATWRPEVSVSIQGVTLELQNLVRDAVILALAFVSLAVSRQEYRAANGFNWGPIAEVAKLFAGIFICIVPVIAILRAGHEGALAPLVALVTSAQGTPNDLAYFWLTGALSSFLDNAPTYLVFFELAGGDPHHLMTEFASTLAAISAGAVFMGANTYIGNAPNFMVYAIARQRGVEMPGFFFYMLWSGLVLIPTFLIAGFLFFG; from the coding sequence ATGGCGGCTGCGGCGATCGCCTTCGCCATGCTGTTTCCGGGAGCAGCCTTCGCGGCTGATGAACACGCCCTGCCCGGCGCCGCGATGTCGCTGTGGTGGGCGCTGCCCTTTGCCGGTCTGCTGCTGTCGATCGCCACCGGCCCGCTGCTGTTCCACCATGTCTGGGAGCATCACTACGGCAAGATCGCGGCCTTGTGGGCGGCCCTGGTCGTAGTGCCGTTGGCATTGGCCTTCGGCATCCCTTCGGCGACCGAGGCGGTGCTGCATGCGCTGCTCACCGAATACATGTCCTTCATCATTCTGCTGTTCGCGCTGTTTACCATTTCGGGCGGCATCCTTGTTGCCGGCAACATCCACGGCACACCGCTGGTCAATGCCGGGCTGCTGCTGGTCGGTGCGCTGCTGGCATCGGTCATCGGCACGACGGGCGCCTCGATGATCCTGATCCGGCCGCTCATCCGCGCCAACGACGCCAGGCCGTTCAACGCCCATGTCGTCATCTTTTTCATCTTCCTGGTCTCCAACATCGGCGGCTCGCTGACGCCGCTCGGCGACCCGCCGCTGTTCGTCGGCTTCCTGCGCGGCGTCGACTTCTTCTGGACGACCGCGAACCTCTGGCGCGAGACGCTGTTCGTCGGCGGCCTGGTGCTGGCGGTGTTCCTGGCCATCGACATCATCCTGCACCGGCGCGAGGCCGGCGCGCCGAAGATCAAGGACCCGACGCCGGATTCGAAGGTTCGCATCCGCGGCTTGCCCAACATTCCGCTGCTGGCCGGCGTCATCGGCGCCATCCTGCTGTCAGCCACATGGAGGCCGGAGGTCAGCGTCTCCATTCAAGGCGTGACGCTGGAACTGCAGAACCTGGTGCGCGACGCTGTCATCCTGGCACTCGCCTTCGTTTCACTGGCGGTTTCGCGTCAGGAATACCGCGCGGCGAACGGCTTCAACTGGGGGCCGATCGCGGAAGTGGCGAAATTGTTTGCCGGCATCTTCATCTGCATCGTGCCGGTTATCGCCATCTTGAGAGCCGGCCATGAAGGCGCGCTGGCGCCGCTGGTCGCGCTCGTCACCTCGGCGCAAGGCACGCCCAACGATCTCGCCTATTTCTGGCTGACCGGGGCGCTATCGTCCTTCCTCGACAACGCGCCGACCTATCTGGTGTTCTTCGAGCTGGCCGGCGGCGATCCACACCACCTGATGACGGAGTTCGCCTCGACACTTGCGGCGATTTCGGCCGGCGCCGTGTTCATGGGCGCCAACACCTATATCGGCAATGCGCCCAACTTCATGGTCTACGCCATTGCCCGGCAGCGCGGCGTCGAGATGCCCGGCTTCTTCTTCTATATGCTGTGGTCCGGGCTGGTGCTGATCCCGACCTTTTTGATCGCGGGCTTTCTGTTCTTCGGCTGA
- a CDS encoding ABC transporter ATP-binding protein — MIETNKAEALRIAGLDCFYGEVQVLYGLDLVLNKGEVLCLFGRNGAGKTTTLKAIMGLVPSRAGSIKLAGQELTGLPAHEVPKAGVAYVPQGRRLFAEMTVAENIEIGLMARGKGKAVRETVLDLFPLLRQRLRQRSGTLSGGEQQMLAMARALCLEPQVLLLDEPTEGLMPSMIAKIRETVAKLREMGVSTILVEQRVDAVLSVADRVCFIENGRNRETVDVEELRADPSAVRRYVGVG; from the coding sequence ATGATTGAGACGAACAAGGCGGAAGCATTGCGGATCGCGGGACTCGACTGCTTCTATGGCGAGGTCCAGGTGCTCTACGGCCTCGACCTCGTGCTGAACAAGGGCGAGGTGCTGTGCCTGTTCGGCCGCAACGGCGCCGGCAAGACGACGACGCTGAAGGCGATCATGGGCCTGGTTCCTTCACGTGCGGGTTCGATCAAGCTCGCCGGTCAGGAATTGACCGGCCTGCCGGCGCATGAAGTGCCGAAGGCCGGCGTCGCCTATGTGCCGCAGGGAAGGCGGCTGTTTGCCGAGATGACGGTGGCGGAAAACATCGAAATCGGGCTGATGGCACGCGGCAAGGGCAAGGCCGTGCGCGAAACCGTGCTCGACCTTTTTCCGTTGCTGCGCCAGCGGCTTAGGCAACGCTCGGGTACGCTGTCCGGTGGCGAACAGCAGATGCTGGCCATGGCGCGCGCGCTCTGCCTCGAACCGCAGGTGCTTTTGCTCGACGAGCCGACCGAAGGGCTGATGCCGTCGATGATCGCAAAAATCCGCGAGACAGTGGCGAAGCTGCGCGAGATGGGCGTCTCGACGATACTGGTCGAGCAACGCGTCGATGCGGTGCTGTCGGTCGCCGACCGAGTTTGTTTCATCGAGAATGGCCGCAACCGCGAGACGGTCGATGTCGAGGAATTGCGCGCCGACCCGTCGGCGGTCAGGCGCTATGTCGGCGTCGGCTGA
- a CDS encoding ABC transporter ATP-binding protein, producing the protein MTPLLTTKGLSRNFGGLRAVDGVDFTLMPGEIRAVIGPNGAGKTTFVSLVSGRIRPSSGAIVFDGADITGLPAYIRVRQGIAYTFQITSVFANLSAYDNVALPVQRTLSDGRSKGAVKAGVMTALERTGLADRAHMPAGQLSYGHQRLLEVAMGLALKPRLLILDEPTQGLADSEIDNFITLVREIAKNATVLLIEHNMPVVMQLADRITVFNAGKILAEGTPEAIRENTAVQEAYLGTAP; encoded by the coding sequence ATGACGCCGCTTTTGACGACGAAAGGCCTGTCACGCAATTTCGGCGGTTTGCGCGCCGTCGACGGTGTCGATTTCACCTTGATGCCGGGCGAGATTCGCGCCGTCATAGGCCCCAATGGCGCCGGCAAAACAACCTTCGTCAGCCTCGTCAGCGGCCGCATCCGGCCCTCTTCGGGCGCGATCGTCTTTGACGGCGCCGACATTACCGGGCTGCCGGCCTATATCAGGGTGCGCCAGGGTATCGCCTACACGTTCCAGATCACCAGTGTCTTCGCCAATCTCAGCGCCTACGACAATGTCGCACTGCCGGTGCAACGGACGCTGAGCGATGGCCGCTCGAAGGGCGCGGTCAAGGCCGGCGTTATGACGGCGCTCGAACGCACGGGCCTGGCCGACCGCGCCCATATGCCGGCCGGGCAGTTGTCCTATGGCCACCAGCGCCTGCTGGAGGTGGCGATGGGGCTGGCGCTGAAGCCGCGCCTGCTGATCCTCGACGAGCCGACGCAAGGCTTGGCCGACAGCGAGATCGACAATTTCATCACCCTGGTGCGCGAGATCGCGAAAAACGCCACCGTGCTTTTGATCGAGCACAACATGCCCGTCGTCATGCAGCTTGCCGACCGCATCACCGTCTTCAACGCCGGCAAGATCCTGGCGGAAGGCACGCCCGAGGCGATCCGCGAAAACACGGCGGTGCAGGAAGCCTATCTGGGGACCGCCCCATGA
- a CDS encoding branched-chain amino acid ABC transporter permease: MSEASPAKAYALHLGVIALLFVLSFVLPEYYYGLLARIMVLAVFAMGYNMLFGYVGLLSLGHAMFFGAGLYGAGLAIIQLGWSVPLAFLGGIACGAVLALMIGLLALRTTGVAFMIVTMMFAQVFYLLILYFATWTGGDQGQVVPQPARVLNFGATSLDLTNPTVRYMSALALFSLVLLVTLAIVRSRYGRVLVAIRENEERTKMLGYDTFSNKLIAVVVSGTICAASGAAYALLFGYVGSSFASVQYSILPLLWVLLGGAATTLGPLIGTVFMYYVIDVTSGYTSAYLLIVGVALILLVLFFPKGILGSIRQRWLGWLP; this comes from the coding sequence ATGAGCGAAGCTTCGCCGGCAAAGGCCTATGCGCTGCATCTTGGTGTCATCGCCCTGCTCTTCGTGCTGAGCTTCGTTTTGCCCGAGTACTATTACGGCCTGCTTGCCCGCATCATGGTGCTGGCGGTGTTCGCCATGGGCTACAACATGCTGTTCGGCTATGTCGGCCTGCTCAGCCTCGGCCATGCCATGTTCTTTGGCGCCGGGCTCTATGGCGCCGGCCTTGCCATCATCCAACTCGGCTGGAGCGTGCCGCTGGCCTTCCTCGGCGGGATTGCTTGCGGCGCGGTGCTGGCGCTGATGATCGGCCTGCTGGCGCTGCGCACCACGGGTGTCGCCTTCATGATCGTCACCATGATGTTCGCCCAGGTGTTTTATCTGCTGATCCTCTATTTCGCGACCTGGACCGGCGGCGATCAAGGCCAGGTCGTGCCGCAGCCGGCGCGCGTGCTGAATTTCGGGGCGACCTCGCTGGACCTCACCAATCCGACCGTGCGCTACATGAGCGCGCTGGCGCTGTTCTCGCTCGTGCTTCTGGTCACGCTGGCGATCGTCCGCTCCCGCTATGGCCGCGTGCTGGTCGCCATCCGCGAGAACGAAGAACGCACGAAGATGCTGGGCTACGACACCTTCTCCAACAAGCTCATAGCCGTGGTCGTCTCGGGTACGATCTGCGCCGCCTCGGGCGCTGCCTATGCATTGCTGTTCGGCTATGTCGGATCGAGCTTCGCCTCGGTGCAATATTCGATCCTGCCGCTGCTATGGGTTTTGCTCGGCGGTGCCGCAACGACGCTCGGGCCACTGATCGGCACGGTCTTCATGTACTATGTCATCGACGTCACCAGCGGCTACACCTCCGCCTATCTGCTGATCGTCGGCGTGGCGCTGATCCTTCTGGTGCTGTTCTTTCCCAAAGGCATTCTCGGCAGCATTCGCCAGCGCTGGCTTGGGTGGCTGCCATGA
- a CDS encoding branched-chain amino acid ABC transporter permease, whose product MHFGPHLLLAALEGLVTSAVLALTALGLSLVFGVMRVVNVAHGEFFMLGAVLAWAITTAIGGHPALGFLAALVIAPLIVGAIALVAERLVLRRLNYNPEATIVATIGMLYIIQQLALSFYGPEARPVEPPFSYRILLPWFGYSGYKLSIIATSALLLIATWLVLTRTRIGLIMRATQYDSETAQAFGIPVGRVYGGVFALGAMLAAVAAVLIVPISQAHYLMGQDPLLLSFIVVIIGGLGSLRGTVVAAVLIGLSDGIISMFFSPTLAKIIATLLVAMVLVFRPQGLFGTASR is encoded by the coding sequence ATGCACTTCGGACCGCATCTCCTCCTCGCCGCCCTCGAAGGCCTCGTCACATCAGCGGTGCTGGCGCTTACCGCGCTTGGGCTGTCGCTGGTGTTCGGCGTCATGCGCGTCGTCAATGTCGCCCATGGCGAGTTCTTCATGCTGGGCGCCGTGCTCGCCTGGGCAATCACCACGGCGATCGGTGGCCACCCGGCGCTCGGCTTCCTGGCGGCGCTGGTGATTGCGCCGCTGATCGTCGGCGCCATCGCGCTGGTGGCCGAGCGGCTGGTGCTGCGCCGGCTCAACTACAATCCGGAAGCCACCATCGTCGCCACCATCGGCATGCTCTACATCATCCAGCAGCTGGCGCTGAGCTTCTATGGCCCCGAGGCGCGGCCCGTCGAGCCGCCGTTCAGCTACCGCATCCTTTTGCCGTGGTTCGGCTATTCCGGCTACAAGCTGTCGATCATTGCGACTTCCGCACTTCTCCTGATCGCCACCTGGCTGGTGCTGACACGCACCAGGATCGGCCTGATCATGCGCGCCACGCAGTATGACAGCGAGACGGCGCAGGCCTTCGGCATCCCGGTCGGGCGCGTCTATGGCGGCGTCTTCGCGCTTGGCGCCATGCTGGCGGCGGTTGCCGCGGTGCTGATCGTGCCGATCAGCCAGGCGCACTATCTGATGGGGCAGGACCCGCTGCTCTTGTCGTTCATCGTCGTCATTATCGGCGGCCTCGGCTCGCTGCGCGGCACCGTTGTCGCCGCCGTGCTGATCGGCCTCTCCGACGGCATCATCTCGATGTTCTTCTCGCCGACCTTGGCCAAGATCATCGCCACGCTCCTGGTCGCCATGGTGCTGGTGTTCCGGCCGCAAGGCCTGTTCGGGACGGCGTCGCGATGA
- a CDS encoding ABC transporter substrate-binding protein produces MADKNGFFDLSKTALTRRTALKGLAAGAGLAVAPGFVRYSQAQSSAPIKIGFQSHRTGIGAAYGRWYEKTTAAAVKAINAAGGINGRQVEVIIEDDGTDPGRGAEVVGKFATQHKTDIVFGTLFSHVVIGSAPAAGENKIPYFVVSEGHHVASTKLNRYVFQPGITDVKSQIQSMAPWIAANAGKKVTQIFPDFAFGYDHRDYLPPALKAQGADVIAQIAIPPTESSFTKYFPQIPPETEVIYHVMVGPAVLTFVKELGEFYGSNRPQLFGFIDSLEATDINSPGLEFLDGSHFWEGSPRYAQADDSEAQKAYRAAVGIDDNGAAVGDPKDVSTAAHMFGCWETLYVVKKAMEDAGYKGPEDRAKLVEATEALTAFAEGPEHPQGAKTFNGKIHQCFGIQNISKVEGGKLKVVHKTKIEDGLYEAEGDYTTQAL; encoded by the coding sequence ATGGCTGACAAGAACGGATTTTTCGACCTCTCCAAGACTGCACTTACCCGCCGCACGGCGCTGAAAGGGCTGGCCGCCGGCGCAGGCCTCGCCGTCGCGCCCGGGTTCGTCCGCTATTCCCAGGCGCAGAGCTCGGCGCCGATCAAGATCGGCTTCCAGTCGCATCGCACGGGCATCGGCGCCGCCTATGGCCGCTGGTATGAGAAGACCACCGCCGCCGCCGTCAAGGCGATCAACGCCGCCGGCGGCATCAATGGCCGTCAGGTCGAGGTCATCATCGAGGATGACGGCACCGATCCCGGCCGCGGCGCGGAAGTGGTCGGCAAGTTCGCCACCCAGCACAAGACCGACATCGTCTTCGGCACACTGTTTTCGCATGTCGTCATCGGCTCGGCGCCTGCCGCCGGTGAAAACAAGATCCCCTATTTCGTCGTCAGCGAAGGCCACCACGTCGCCTCGACCAAGCTCAACCGCTACGTCTTCCAGCCCGGCATCACCGATGTGAAGAGCCAGATCCAGTCGATGGCGCCGTGGATCGCGGCCAATGCCGGCAAGAAGGTGACGCAGATCTTCCCCGATTTCGCCTTTGGCTACGACCATCGCGACTACCTGCCGCCGGCATTGAAGGCGCAAGGGGCCGACGTCATTGCGCAGATCGCCATCCCGCCGACGGAATCGTCCTTCACCAAATATTTTCCGCAGATCCCGCCCGAGACCGAGGTCATCTATCACGTCATGGTCGGTCCGGCCGTGCTCACCTTCGTCAAGGAGCTCGGCGAATTCTACGGCTCCAACCGGCCGCAGCTGTTCGGCTTCATCGATTCGCTGGAAGCCACCGACATCAACAGCCCCGGCCTGGAATTCCTGGACGGCAGCCATTTCTGGGAAGGCTCGCCGCGCTACGCCCAGGCCGATGACAGCGAAGCGCAAAAAGCCTATCGTGCCGCCGTCGGCATCGACGACAATGGCGCCGCCGTCGGCGACCCCAAGGACGTCTCCACCGCCGCGCATATGTTCGGCTGCTGGGAAACGCTCTACGTCGTCAAGAAGGCGATGGAAGATGCCGGCTACAAGGGCCCGGAAGATCGCGCCAAGCTGGTCGAGGCGACCGAAGCGCTGACCGCTTTCGCCGAGGGGCCGGAGCACCCACAAGGCGCGAAAACCTTCAACGGCAAGATCCACCAGTGCTTCGGCATCCAGAACATCTCCAAGGTCGAAGGCGGCAAGCTGAAGGTGGTGCACAAGACCAAGATCGAGGACGGGCTTTACGAGGCCGAGGGAGATTACACGACGCAGGCGCTGTGA
- the pncB gene encoding nicotinate phosphoribosyltransferase: protein MARTDIARRVYNHTWKLDPIVRSLLDTDFYKLLMLQMIWGMYPKVDATFSLINRTTSVRLADEIDEGELREQLDHARTLRFSKKEMIWLGGNNFYGRKQIFEPEFLAWLEGFRLPDYELSKRDGQYELTFPGPWMYTTLWEIPALAIINEMRSRAAMRAFGPFALDVLYARAKAKMWAKTERLKALPGIRISDFGTRRRHSFLWQRWCVEALKEGIGEAFTGTSNVLLAMDNDLEALGTNAHELPMVFAALANSEKELKQSPYKVLQDWQRYYGGNLLIVLPDAFGTASFLRDAPDWVADWTGFRPDSAPPIEGGEKILSWWREKGKDPKQKLLIFSDGLEVETIEETYRHFKGKVRMSFGWGTNLTNDFEGCAPTETNSLDAISLVCKVTEANGRPAVKLSDNPAKATGDEKEIERYLRIFGQKDRVEQLVKV, encoded by the coding sequence ATGGCAAGAACCGATATAGCGCGGCGTGTCTACAACCACACCTGGAAGCTCGATCCGATCGTGCGCAGCCTGCTCGACACGGACTTCTACAAGCTTTTGATGCTGCAGATGATCTGGGGCATGTACCCCAAGGTCGACGCCACCTTCTCACTGATCAACCGCACCACCTCGGTGCGGCTGGCCGATGAGATCGACGAGGGCGAACTGCGCGAACAGCTCGACCATGCCCGCACGCTCCGCTTCTCCAAGAAGGAGATGATCTGGCTCGGCGGCAACAATTTCTATGGCCGCAAGCAGATCTTCGAGCCGGAATTCCTGGCCTGGCTGGAAGGTTTCCGGCTGCCCGACTACGAGCTGTCGAAGCGCGACGGCCAGTACGAGCTGACCTTCCCCGGCCCGTGGATGTACACCACGCTGTGGGAAATCCCGGCGCTCGCCATCATCAACGAAATGCGCTCGCGCGCCGCCATGCGGGCCTTCGGGCCGTTCGCGCTCGATGTGCTCTATGCCCGTGCCAAGGCCAAGATGTGGGCCAAGACCGAGCGGCTGAAGGCGCTGCCCGGCATCCGCATTTCGGATTTCGGCACGCGCCGGCGCCATTCCTTCCTGTGGCAACGCTGGTGCGTCGAAGCGCTGAAGGAAGGCATTGGCGAAGCCTTCACCGGCACCTCCAACGTGCTTTTGGCGATGGACAACGACCTCGAAGCGCTCGGCACCAATGCGCATGAATTGCCTATGGTGTTCGCCGCACTCGCCAATTCGGAAAAAGAACTGAAGCAGTCGCCCTACAAGGTGCTGCAGGACTGGCAGCGCTATTATGGCGGCAACCTTTTGATCGTGCTGCCGGATGCTTTTGGTACAGCCTCCTTCCTGCGCGATGCGCCGGACTGGGTGGCCGACTGGACGGGCTTCCGACCCGACAGCGCGCCGCCGATCGAGGGCGGCGAAAAAATCCTCTCCTGGTGGCGCGAGAAGGGTAAGGATCCCAAGCAGAAGCTGCTGATCTTCTCCGACGGGCTCGAGGTCGAAACGATCGAGGAGACCTACCGCCACTTCAAGGGCAAGGTGCGCATGTCCTTCGGCTGGGGCACCAACCTCACCAATGATTTCGAAGGCTGCGCGCCGACGGAAACCAACAGCCTCGATGCGATATCGCTGGTCTGCAAGGTCACCGAGGCCAATGGCAGGCCGGCGGTGAAGCTGTCGGACAATCCGGCCAAGGCGACGGGGGACGAGAAGGAGATCGAGCGGTATCTCAGGATTTTTGGCCAGAAGGACCGCGTGGAGCAACTGGTCAAGGTGTGA
- the gcvA gene encoding transcriptional regulator GcvA, translating into MVKRLPPLNPLRAFEATARHGSLTKAASELNVTHGAVSHQIKALEQSLGVKLFERIGQRVRLTPHGAELLPAVSTAFDGIAAATQRLTRPASSGALSVSCVPALLLLWMTPRLGSFTAQYPDIQLTLSPSNDPRDIRAPHIDVCVHYGNGSWTDCWMRKWSGLELFPVVSPTLINNRPIRSVRDLADHVFLHGDDGREWHTWLAAADALDLEKGRRHHLGDARMATEAAVHGHGVALGDSVTASALLARGMLVAPFSLSVPAVDDFYVVCRNEMRTTPIVQVFIDWLFAEKAGDDGRADAPVAGRIISRRKRPQLRVIGAKTTG; encoded by the coding sequence ATGGTCAAGCGCCTGCCACCCCTGAATCCGCTGCGCGCCTTCGAGGCAACGGCGCGCCATGGCTCGCTGACCAAGGCGGCGAGTGAATTGAATGTCACACATGGCGCCGTCAGCCACCAGATCAAGGCGCTGGAGCAGTCGCTCGGCGTCAAGCTGTTCGAGCGCATCGGCCAGCGGGTCAGGCTGACGCCGCATGGCGCGGAGCTTTTGCCGGCGGTGTCGACGGCCTTCGACGGCATCGCCGCCGCAACGCAGCGGCTGACCCGGCCGGCAAGCAGCGGCGCGCTGTCGGTGTCCTGCGTGCCGGCCTTGCTGCTTTTGTGGATGACGCCGAGGCTGGGTAGCTTCACCGCGCAATATCCCGACATCCAACTGACGCTCAGCCCCTCCAACGACCCCAGGGATATCCGTGCGCCGCATATCGATGTCTGCGTGCACTATGGCAATGGCAGCTGGACCGATTGCTGGATGCGCAAATGGTCGGGGCTGGAGCTGTTTCCCGTGGTCAGCCCGACCTTGATCAACAACCGGCCGATCCGCAGCGTCAGGGACCTCGCCGACCATGTCTTCCTGCATGGCGACGACGGCCGCGAATGGCACACCTGGCTGGCGGCCGCCGATGCGCTGGACCTCGAAAAGGGCCGCCGCCATCATCTGGGCGACGCGCGCATGGCGACCGAGGCCGCGGTGCACGGCCATGGCGTGGCGCTGGGCGATTCCGTGACGGCAAGCGCGCTCTTGGCCAGGGGCATGCTGGTCGCGCCGTTCAGCCTTTCGGTGCCGGCGGTCGACGATTTCTACGTCGTCTGCCGCAACGAAATGCGCACGACGCCGATCGTGCAGGTGTTCATCGACTGGCTGTTCGCCGAGAAGGCCGGAGATGACGGTCGTGCCGACGCTCCGGTCGCCGGCCGTATCATCAGCCGCCGCAAGCGCCCGCAACTTAGGGTTATCGGCGCAAAGACCACGGGCTGA
- the speB gene encoding agmatinase yields MGYDRGKLDALRRKYGESHGGEMFDPKFRKVADKIFSKSGTRLAPYSGIPTFLAAPYREIAAENPDFGDLQVAIIGVPMDLGVTNRPGSRFGPRALRAIERIGPYNHVLECAPTHELRVADIGDTPFRSRYRLEISHEDIERRTNQIVDAGVIPLSVGGDHSISHPILKAVGKKAPVGLIHIDAHCDTSGLFDMTKFHHGGPFRNAVLDGVLDPTRTIQIGIRGSAEYLWEFTYESGMTVVHAEEVTGLGIPAIIEKARKIVGDGPTYVSFDIDSVDPAFAPGTGTPEVGGLTTREVLELLRGLKGLNIVGGDVVEVAPQYDATTNTAHAGAQVLFEILSLMVFSPAITGKGA; encoded by the coding sequence ATGGGATACGATCGCGGCAAGCTCGACGCGTTGCGTCGCAAATATGGCGAGAGCCATGGCGGCGAGATGTTCGACCCGAAATTCCGCAAGGTCGCCGACAAGATCTTTTCCAAATCGGGCACCAGGCTTGCGCCCTATTCCGGCATCCCGACCTTCCTCGCCGCGCCCTATCGTGAAATCGCGGCGGAAAACCCGGATTTCGGCGACCTGCAGGTGGCGATCATCGGCGTGCCGATGGACCTTGGCGTCACCAACCGGCCAGGCTCGCGCTTTGGGCCGAGGGCGCTGCGCGCCATCGAGCGCATCGGCCCCTACAATCACGTGCTGGAATGCGCCCCGACGCATGAACTTCGGGTCGCCGACATCGGCGATACGCCGTTCCGCAGCCGCTACCGGCTGGAGATCAGCCATGAGGACATCGAGCGCCGCACCAACCAGATCGTCGATGCCGGCGTCATTCCATTATCAGTCGGCGGCGACCATTCGATCAGCCATCCGATCCTGAAGGCCGTCGGCAAGAAGGCCCCGGTCGGCCTCATCCATATCGACGCCCATTGCGACACCAGCGGCCTGTTCGACATGACCAAGTTCCACCACGGCGGACCGTTCCGCAACGCGGTGCTCGACGGGGTGCTCGATCCGACGCGCACCATCCAGATCGGCATTCGCGGTTCGGCCGAATATCTGTGGGAGTTCACCTACGAGTCCGGGATGACCGTGGTGCACGCCGAAGAGGTGACCGGTCTCGGCATTCCGGCCATCATCGAGAAGGCGCGCAAGATCGTCGGTGACGGCCCGACCTATGTCTCCTTCGACATCGACAGCGTCGATCCGGCCTTCGCGCCGGGCACCGGCACGCCGGAAGTCGGCGGCCTGACAACGCGTGAAGTGCTCGAACTGCTGCGCGGCCTCAAGGGCCTCAACATCGTCGGCGGCGACGTCGTCGAGGTGGCGCCGCAATACGACGCCACCACCAACACCGCCCATGCCGGCGCCCAGGTGCTGTTCGAGATATTGAGCCTGATGGTGTTCAGCCCGGCCATCACGGGCAAGGGCGCCTGA
- a CDS encoding transporter substrate-binding domain-containing protein has translation MTIHSTLKSSIAAIMVLGAAGLGLATQAANADALADITKAGTINVGVFADFPPFSSASADMSLKGYDMDVAQYIADTLKVKLNPVAVTGQNRIPYLNDHRVDILMSVGYSKEREQVIDFAAAYAPYYIAVIGPAAMTVKGKEDLADKSIAVNRGTLEDTSLTEAAPASADIKRFDNYNSVIQAFISGQTQLMVVGNDVGAQVLAKQDALKPEQKFQLLTSPSHIGLNKNEDGLKKAVNDAIAKMLADGKLDESSKAWLKTPLNPDNLKD, from the coding sequence ATGACAATCCACTCGACACTGAAATCATCCATTGCCGCCATCATGGTGCTGGGCGCCGCCGGCCTCGGTCTTGCCACCCAGGCCGCCAATGCCGACGCTCTGGCTGACATCACCAAGGCCGGCACCATCAATGTCGGCGTCTTCGCCGACTTTCCGCCCTTCTCCTCGGCCAGCGCCGATATGAGCCTCAAGGGCTACGACATGGATGTCGCGCAGTACATCGCCGACACGCTCAAGGTGAAGCTCAATCCGGTCGCCGTCACCGGCCAGAACCGCATCCCCTATCTGAATGACCATCGCGTCGACATATTGATGAGCGTCGGCTACTCGAAGGAGCGTGAGCAGGTCATCGACTTCGCCGCCGCCTACGCGCCTTACTACATCGCGGTGATCGGGCCGGCGGCAATGACGGTCAAAGGCAAGGAAGACCTTGCCGACAAGTCGATCGCCGTCAATCGCGGCACGCTCGAGGATACCTCGCTCACCGAGGCCGCACCTGCCTCGGCCGACATCAAGCGCTTCGACAACTACAATTCGGTCATCCAGGCTTTCATCTCCGGCCAGACCCAGCTGATGGTCGTCGGCAACGATGTCGGCGCCCAGGTGCTGGCCAAGCAGGATGCGCTGAAGCCGGAGCAGAAATTCCAGCTGCTGACCTCGCCCTCGCATATCGGTCTCAACAAGAACGAAGACGGCCTGAAGAAGGCGGTCAACGACGCCATCGCCAAGATGCTGGCCGACGGCAAGCTGGACGAAAGCTCGAAGGCCTGGCTGAAGACGCCGCTCAATCCCGACAATCTCAAGGATTGA